Genomic DNA from Nocardioides aquaticus:
CGAGCCGGGTGTCGCCCCACCCGCCGCGGGCGGCCAGGCCGACCGGGAGCCGGGTGGCCACGGCGACCACGCCACCGCGGTCCAGGGCCACGACGTGGTCGGTCGCCGGCCCGGAGGCGGTGACCGGGGCGTAGCCGGTGAACAGCTCGGGGCGGTCGCGGCGCAGGCGCAGCGTCGCGGCGACCAGGCGCAGCTTGGCCATCCCGTCGTCGTCGGGCGACCCGACGAGGGCCGAGTCGTCGGGCAGCGCGGCCAGGGCCCGGGTGCGCATCGCGAAGTCGACCGGGCGCCGGTTGTCGGGGTCGACCAGGCTCTGCTCCCACAGCTCGCTGCCCTGGTAGACGTCGGGGACGCCGGGCACCGTGAGGCTGAGCAGCTTGGCCGACAAGGCGTTGCTCCAGCCCGGGCCGGCCAGGCGCTCCACGAGGTCGGTGATCAACTCGCGCACCTCGGGCCGGTCGATCGCGGCGTCCACGGCGGCGTGCACCGCGTCCTCGTACGCGGGGTCCTGCGCGGTCCACGTGGTGCGGTCGCCGGCCTCGCGCATCGCCTTCTCGGCGTAGCCGTGCAGCCGGGAGCGCAGGTCGTCGGGCAGGGACCGGTCGGGGGCGGTGGCCGGCCAGGCGCCGACGACGGCCTGCCAGAGCAGGTTGCCGAAGCCGGGGTCGGGCAGGGGGGCTAGGTCGAGCAGGCGGGCCAGGGCGGCCTCCCACGCGTCGGGCACCTCGGCCAGGACGGAGATCCGGGCCCGGACGTCCTCGCCGCGCTTGGTGTCGTGGGTCGAGCCGGCGGTCATCGCGTGGGGCCGCTCGGCCTGGCGGCGCGCCATCTCCTCGTGGAAACCCGTGACGCCGAGGGAGAAGACGCTGGGGTCGCCGCCGACCTCGGTCAGCGAGGTCAGCGGGGACCAGCGGTAGAAGGCGCAGTCCTCGACGCCCTTGGCCATCACCATGCCGCTGGTCTGCTGCAGGCGTCGGGTGGCGTCGAGGGCGGGGTCGCCGAGCGGGCCGGCGAGGGCGTCGAGCGTGGCCGCCAGGTCGGGGCGGTGACCCCGGGCGTCGGCCAGGGCCGCGTCGAGGTGCTCGCGACCGGCGTCGGGGTCCTCGGGGCTCAGGTAGGAGCGGTAGACGCCGAAGCAGGCCAGCACCTCGGACACGGCGTCGACGGCGGCGTCGTCGCCGAGCGCGTCGACCACGTCGGGCCGCTCGCGGCGCAGGTCGCGCACGATCCGGCGGACCTCGCTGTGCAGGATCGTGTCGGCCACGGTGCGCTTGGTGCCGTGCACCAGGGAGTGCCAGGTGGCCGCGCCGTCGTCGCCGGCGGACTCCCGGCCGCGGAGCCGGGCGTCGAGCGCGCTCAGCGGGACCTCGCCGGCCGGGTCGACCAGGACGCGGTCGACGTGGGCCATCGCGTCGTACCCCGTGGTGCCGGCGGTGGCCCAGTCGGTGGGCAGCTCCTCGCCGGGCTCGAGGATCTTCTCGACCAGCACGTAGGCGCCGCCGGTGATCCCGGCCAGGTCGTCGAGGTAGCCGCGCGGGTCGCGCAGGCCGTCGGGGTGGTCCACGCGCAGACCGTCGACGAGGCCCTCGTCGAACCAGCGGCGGATCTCCTGGTGGCTCTCGTCGCGCACCGCCGGCAGCTCGACGCGGATGCCGGCGAGCGTGTTCACGGCGAAGAAGCGGCGGTAGTTCAGGCCGGCGTCGGCCACCCGCCAGTTGACCAGCTGGTACGCCTGCCGGGCGTGCACCTCGTCGGCGTCGTCGCCGGGCTGGGCCGTGCCGGGCGCGACCGGCAGGACGTGGTCGTGGTAGCGCAGCGTCAGCTGTCCGAGGTCGCCGGCGACCAGGGCGAGGTGGCCCACCCGGGCCTCGGGCGTGCCGGGAGCGGGCGCGTCGGCGGGGTGGGCGGCGTCGAAGGCCTGGTCGTCGTCGCCGACGACCGGGATCCGGACGCGCCCGTCGCCGGCGTCCCAGTCGACGTCGAACGCGGCGGCGTACGCCGACTCGCGCCCGTGCGTGAGGAGGTCCCACCACCACCCGTTCTGCACCGGCGTGGCCACGCCGACGTGGTTGGGCACCACGTCGACCAGCACGCCCATCCCCAGCTCGCGGGCCCGCTCCGAGACCGCGGCGAGCCCGGCCGTGCCGCCCCGTGCGGGGTCGACGTGGTCGTGGTCGACGACGTCGTAGCCGTGGTCGCTGCCGGGCTCGGCGGTCAGCAGCGGCGACAGGTAAACCCAGTCCGCGCCGAGGTCGTGCAGGTAGTCGAGCAGGCCGGCGACCTCGAGCAGGTCCTGCTCGGCGCTGACCTGGACGCGGTAGGTCGAGGCGGGCACGCGGGCGGTCATGTCAGGAGTCCTCTCCCTGCTGGTGGTCCTGGTCGGGCCCGGACTGGTCCTGGGCGGCCTCCGGCGCCTGCGTCGAGGCGTACGCCGCGATCGAGGCGTCCACGGTGTCGTCGGGGGCGGCCTCGGGCTGCTCCCACTCCTGCAGCACCAGCACGCTGCGCGAGCAGACGGTCACGGTGTCGCCGGCGGTGAGGGTGTCGCGCTCGGCGGCGGTGCCGTTGGTGTCGATCACGGCGTGCCAACGGCCGGCGTACTCGTCGGGCGGGAGCGTGAGCTCGACGTCCTCGTGGTGGGCGTTGAAGTAGAGCAGGAAGTGGTCGTCCTCGATGACCTGGCCGCGGGCGTCGCGGCCGCGGATGCCGTGGCCGTTGAGGTACATGCCGAGCGTGCGGCCGTCGCCGTCCCAGGCGTCGTCGGGCATCGGCTCGCCGTCGGGGCCGAGCCAGACGATGTCGTTGAGGCGCTCGCCGGTGGGGTCGTCGGGGTCGGTGCGCACGGTGGTGCCGGTGAAGAAGCGCTTGCGGCGGAAGGTCGGGTGCTCGGCGCGCAGCCGCGCGACGGCCGCGGTGAACTCGACCAGGGGCTTGTCGAGACGGTCCCAGTGCATCCAGGCGATCTCGGAGTCCTGGGCGTAAGTGTTGTTGTTGCCGCCCTGGCTGCGCCCGGCCTCGTCGCCGTGCAGCAGCATGGGCACGCCCTGGCTGAGCATCAGGGTGGTGATGAAGTTGCGCTGGGCGCGGGCGCGCAGGCGCAGCACGTCCTCGTCGTCGGTGGGGCCCTCGACCCCGTGGTTCCAGGAGCGGTTGTGGCTCTCCCCGTCGTTGTTGTCCTCGCCGTTGGCCTCGTTGTGCTTCTCGTTGTAGGACACGAGGTCGCGCAGGGTGAAGCCGTCGTGGGCGGTGACGAAGTTGATCGAGGCGAACGGGCGGCGTCCCGACTGCTCGTAGAGGTCGGAGGAGCCGGCGAGCCGGCTGGCGAACTCGCCCAGGCTGGGCTCGCCGCGCCAGAAGTCGCGCACGGTGTCGCGGTACGCGCCGTTCCACTCCGACCACTGCGGGGGGAACCCGCCGACCTGGTAGCCGCCGGGGCCGACGTCCCAGGGCTCGGCGATCAGCTTGACCTGGCTGACCACCGGGTCCTGCTGGACGAGCTCGAAGAAGGTGGCGAGGCGGTCGACCTCGTAGAACTCGCGGGCCAGGGTGGAGGCGAGGTCGAAGCGGAAGCCGTCGACGTGCATCTCGGTGACCCAGTAGCGCAGCGAGTCCATCAGCAGCTGCAGGGAGTGCGGGTGGCGCACGTTGAGGCTGTTGCCGGTCCCGGTGTAGTCCATGTAGAACTTCTCGTCGTCCTCGACGAGGCGGTAGTAGGCCTGGTTGTCGATCCCGCGGAAGCTCAGCGTCGGGCCCATGTGGTTGCCCTCGGCGGTGTGGTTGTAGACCACGTCGAGGATGACCTCGATGCCGGCGGTGTGCATGGCCTTGACCATGGCCTTGAACTCCTGGACCTGCTGGCCGCGGCCGAGCTCGTCGCGCGCCGAGGAGGAGTAGTCGGCGTGCGGGGCCAGGAAGGCGAGGGTGTTGTAGCCCCAGTAGTTGCGCAGCCCCTGGTCGAGCAGGGTGCTGTCCTGGACGAACTGGTGCACCGGCATCAGCTCGAGGGCGGTGATGCCGAGCTTGGTGAGGTGCTCGGTGACGGCGGGGTGCGCGAGCCCGGCGTAGGTCCCGCGGAGCTCCTCGGGGACGTCCGGGTGCAGCTGGGTCAGGCCCTTGACGTGGCCCTCGTAGACGACGGTGTCGTTGTAGGCGATGCCCGGTGCGCGGTCGCCCTCCCAGTCGAAGAACGGGTTGATCACGACGCCGAGGGTCATGTGGGCCGCGGAGTCCTCGTCGTTGCGGGAGTCCTCGTCGCCGAAGGTGTAGGAGAACAGGCTCTGGTCCCAGTCGATCTCGCCGTGGGTGGCCTTGGCGTACGGGTCGAGCAGGAGCTTGTTCGGGTTGCAGCGCAGCCCCTGCGCGGGGTCCCACGGGCCGTGGACGCGGTAGCCGTAGCGCTGGCCGGGCTGGATCGTGGGCAGGTAGGCGTGCCACACGTGGGCGTCGACCTCGGTCAGCTCGACCCGGGTCTCGACGAGGGCGCCGTCACCGTCCGCGCCGCCGTCCGGGTCGGTGAACAGGCAGAGCTCGACCCGGTCCGCGACCTCGCTGAAGAGCGCGAAGGTGGTGCCGCTCCCGTCGAAGGTGGCCCCGAGGGGGTAGGCGTTTCCGGGCCAGGTCTCCATGTGACGTCCTTCAGCTCTGCGACCCGCGAGGACCCGCGGTTGGATCGATCAAACCACAGTGCGGGGAGGCCCACTCCCACCCCTGGGTGCCTTCCTGGGCGCGCGCGCCCGGTCCTGCGGGGCCGGGTCACCGGCCGGGTCACTAGCCTCGGCCCATGGCCTCCTCGGACCTCCCCGCGCACCCCGGTGAGCCGCACGTGCCGGGCCTGGCGCAGCGGCTGAGCTGGGTGCGGGCGGGCGTGCTGGGCGCCAACGACGGGATCGTGTCGACCGCGGGCCTCGTGGTCGGTGTGGCCGGGGCCACGACGTCGCGCTCCAGCCTGCTGGTCGCCGGCGTGGCCGGCCTGGTCGCCGGGGCGGCGAGCATGGCGGCGGGGGAGTACGTCTCGGTGTCCACGCAGCGCGACTCCGAGCGGGCGCTGCTGGAGAAGGAGCGCCGGGAGCTGGCCGAGGAGCCCGCGGCGGAGCTGGCCGAGCTGGCCGGTCTCTACGTCGCCCGGGGCCTCGACCCGGACCTGGCGGAGCAGGTCGCGGTGCAGCTGACCGAGCACGGCGCGCTCGCCGCGCACGCCGAGGTCGAGCTGGGGCTGGACCCCGACGCGCTGACCAGCCCGGTCGCGGCGGCGGTCGCGTCGATGGTGAGCTTCACCGTCGGGGCGCTGCTCCCGCTGCTGACGATCCTGCTGGCCCCCGAGCCGGCCCGGGTGCCGCTGACGGTCGCCGCCGTGGCCGTGGCGCTGGCGCTGACCGGCTGGGCCAGCGCCTCGCTCGCCAGCAGTCCGCGGGGGCGGGCGGTGGCGCGCAACGTCGCCGGCGGCGTGCTGGCGATGGTCGTGACCTACCTGGTCGGTGCGCTCGTGGGGACCCGGCTGTGAGGGTCTTCGCGGCGCTGGTGCCGCCGGTCGCGGCGCGTGAGGACCTCGCGGACTTCCTCGCCCCGCGGTGGGAGGCCGGACGGGCCGACGGGCTGCGGTGGACCGACCCCGAGCAGTGGCACGTGACGCTGGCGTTCGCCGCGGACGTCGACGACTGGCGCCTCGAGGAGGCGGAGGAGCGGCTGGCGGCCGCGGCGGCGCGGTCGGAGCCGCTGGTGGGCGCCGTCGCCGGCGGCGGCGCGTTCCCGGACCCCGTCGGGGCGAAGGTGGTGTGGGCCGGCCTGGTGCTGGACGGTGGGGGTGCGGCCGTGCTGGGGCGGCTCGCGGTCGGCGCCCGCACGGCGCTGGCCACCGCGGGCGCCGAGGTCGACGGTGCGCGGTTCCGCCCGCACCTCACCCTGGCCCGCCGCAACCGGCCCGGTCGGGTCGACGACTGGCTCCGCCTGCTCGACGGCTACCGCGGCCCGGTCGGGGCGTACGAGCACCTCACGCTGGTGGCCTCCCACCTCGGCGAGGGACCCCGCGGCCGGCCGCGGCACGAGGTGCTCGCCGAGCTGCCCCTGGGTGGGAGCCCGCCCGGGGCCGTGGGTCAGCCCGCGACGCCGTAGAGGCGGTCGCCGGCGTCGCCGAGGCCCGGGACGATGTAGCCGAGCTCGTTGAGGCGCTCGTCCATGGCGGCGGTGACGATGGTGACCGGGACCGGGTGGTCGCCGAGGGCGGCCTCAAGCTTGGCGCAGCCCTCGGGCGCGGCGAGCAGGCAGATCACGGTGATGTCGTCGGCCCCACGGCTGGTCAGGAACTCGATCGCCGCGATCAGGGTGCCGCCGGTGGCCAGCATCGGGTCCAGGACGTAGCACTGGCGCCCGGACAGGTCGTCGGGCAGCCGCTCGGCGTAGGTCGACGCCTCGAGGGTCTCCTCGTTGCGCACCATCCCGAGGAAGCCGACCTCGGCGGTCGGCAGCAGCCGCATCATCCCGTCGAGCATCCCCAGCCCGGCGCGCAGGATCGGCACCACGATCGGCTTGGGCGTGGCCAGGCGCACGCCGGTGGTCGGCGCGACCGGGGTGACGATCTCGTGCGGCTCGACGCGCACCGACCGGGTGGCCTCGTAGGCCAGCAGCGTCACGAGCTCGTCGGCGAGGCGGCGGAAGGTGGGCGAGTCGGTGCCGGCGTCGCGCAGCACGGTGAGCTTGTGGGCGACGAGCGGGTGGTCCACGACCTGGGTGCGCATGCGACGGAGCCTAGTGGTCGGCACCGGCGGGTCACGGCGGACGTACGCCCCTCTTGGTCCTCGCGTCCGGACCTGCGACGCTGGTCGCGGCGCCCCCGTCGGTCGCCGTCCCCCACCCAGACGGAGGCCTGCCATGAGCGAGGAACCGCTCGAGCAGCTCGACGCCGTCGACTTCGCCGTGATCGCCTTCCACGTCGACGGTGAGTGGGACGTCGACGAGCTCACGCTCGACCACCTCCTGGACGCCCCGACCCTGGTCGCGGCGATGCGCCGGCTGCCGGGCGAGGACTCGGTCGCGCTGG
This window encodes:
- the treY gene encoding malto-oligosyltrehalose synthase yields the protein MTARVPASTYRVQVSAEQDLLEVAGLLDYLHDLGADWVYLSPLLTAEPGSDHGYDVVDHDHVDPARGGTAGLAAVSERARELGMGVLVDVVPNHVGVATPVQNGWWWDLLTHGRESAYAAAFDVDWDAGDGRVRIPVVGDDDQAFDAAHPADAPAPGTPEARVGHLALVAGDLGQLTLRYHDHVLPVAPGTAQPGDDADEVHARQAYQLVNWRVADAGLNYRRFFAVNTLAGIRVELPAVRDESHQEIRRWFDEGLVDGLRVDHPDGLRDPRGYLDDLAGITGGAYVLVEKILEPGEELPTDWATAGTTGYDAMAHVDRVLVDPAGEVPLSALDARLRGRESAGDDGAATWHSLVHGTKRTVADTILHSEVRRIVRDLRRERPDVVDALGDDAAVDAVSEVLACFGVYRSYLSPEDPDAGREHLDAALADARGHRPDLAATLDALAGPLGDPALDATRRLQQTSGMVMAKGVEDCAFYRWSPLTSLTEVGGDPSVFSLGVTGFHEEMARRQAERPHAMTAGSTHDTKRGEDVRARISVLAEVPDAWEAALARLLDLAPLPDPGFGNLLWQAVVGAWPATAPDRSLPDDLRSRLHGYAEKAMREAGDRTTWTAQDPAYEDAVHAAVDAAIDRPEVRELITDLVERLAGPGWSNALSAKLLSLTVPGVPDVYQGSELWEQSLVDPDNRRPVDFAMRTRALAALPDDSALVGSPDDDGMAKLRLVAATLRLRRDRPELFTGYAPVTASGPATDHVVALDRGGVVAVATRLPVGLAARGGWGDTRLDLPSAGDGARWRDVLTDREVGDDLAGILATYPVALLVREG
- the glgX gene encoding glycogen debranching protein GlgX codes for the protein METWPGNAYPLGATFDGSGTTFALFSEVADRVELCLFTDPDGGADGDGALVETRVELTEVDAHVWHAYLPTIQPGQRYGYRVHGPWDPAQGLRCNPNKLLLDPYAKATHGEIDWDQSLFSYTFGDEDSRNDEDSAAHMTLGVVINPFFDWEGDRAPGIAYNDTVVYEGHVKGLTQLHPDVPEELRGTYAGLAHPAVTEHLTKLGITALELMPVHQFVQDSTLLDQGLRNYWGYNTLAFLAPHADYSSSARDELGRGQQVQEFKAMVKAMHTAGIEVILDVVYNHTAEGNHMGPTLSFRGIDNQAYYRLVEDDEKFYMDYTGTGNSLNVRHPHSLQLLMDSLRYWVTEMHVDGFRFDLASTLAREFYEVDRLATFFELVQQDPVVSQVKLIAEPWDVGPGGYQVGGFPPQWSEWNGAYRDTVRDFWRGEPSLGEFASRLAGSSDLYEQSGRRPFASINFVTAHDGFTLRDLVSYNEKHNEANGEDNNDGESHNRSWNHGVEGPTDDEDVLRLRARAQRNFITTLMLSQGVPMLLHGDEAGRSQGGNNNTYAQDSEIAWMHWDRLDKPLVEFTAAVARLRAEHPTFRRKRFFTGTTVRTDPDDPTGERLNDIVWLGPDGEPMPDDAWDGDGRTLGMYLNGHGIRGRDARGQVIEDDHFLLYFNAHHEDVELTLPPDEYAGRWHAVIDTNGTAAERDTLTAGDTVTVCSRSVLVLQEWEQPEAAPDDTVDASIAAYASTQAPEAAQDQSGPDQDHQQGEDS
- a CDS encoding VIT1/CCC1 transporter family protein; the encoded protein is MASSDLPAHPGEPHVPGLAQRLSWVRAGVLGANDGIVSTAGLVVGVAGATTSRSSLLVAGVAGLVAGAASMAAGEYVSVSTQRDSERALLEKERRELAEEPAAELAELAGLYVARGLDPDLAEQVAVQLTEHGALAAHAEVELGLDPDALTSPVAAAVASMVSFTVGALLPLLTILLAPEPARVPLTVAAVAVALALTGWASASLASSPRGRAVARNVAGGVLAMVVTYLVGALVGTRL
- the thpR gene encoding RNA 2',3'-cyclic phosphodiesterase codes for the protein MRVFAALVPPVAAREDLADFLAPRWEAGRADGLRWTDPEQWHVTLAFAADVDDWRLEEAEERLAAAAARSEPLVGAVAGGGAFPDPVGAKVVWAGLVLDGGGAAVLGRLAVGARTALATAGAEVDGARFRPHLTLARRNRPGRVDDWLRLLDGYRGPVGAYEHLTLVASHLGEGPRGRPRHEVLAELPLGGSPPGAVGQPATP
- the upp gene encoding uracil phosphoribosyltransferase; the protein is MRTQVVDHPLVAHKLTVLRDAGTDSPTFRRLADELVTLLAYEATRSVRVEPHEIVTPVAPTTGVRLATPKPIVVPILRAGLGMLDGMMRLLPTAEVGFLGMVRNEETLEASTYAERLPDDLSGRQCYVLDPMLATGGTLIAAIEFLTSRGADDITVICLLAAPEGCAKLEAALGDHPVPVTIVTAAMDERLNELGYIVPGLGDAGDRLYGVAG